ACCTTTCGCGTTGCATTGTCACTCGAAGAACCGGAATCACTGTCCTCGCTGCCACTGGTGCTACTACTTCcactgtcgctgctgctggtaccaCTTTCGCTGCCACTAGAACCACTGCCGGAGCTCGACGAACCAGACGATGATGATCCCGATCCCGAGCTCGAGCCGGAACCCGACGAAGACGAACCAGAAGCGGTCGACGCACCCTCCGTAGTGCTCGACCGGGTGCCATCCTCCGAGCCGGAGTAGAAAGATTTCGCCTTTTTCTTGCGCCGGTCAGCTTCCCCGACAGAATTTCCACTTCCAGCACGATCGTTGCCCGGCCGTCCCGGATACTCTCCACCACCCATCGATGCCGGTGGTTCCACGTTTCTTACCGAGCTGTCGGGCGCCTCCGCTGGCCAGGCGGGCAAATCTTGATACCCGTTCGTGGGCATATTCAGATAGTGCGACAGTGATCCCAGCTGATATTGCCGTCTGCCGTGGTACATGCTTTCGAGCGTTGGAGCCGGCTTCTCGGACAGGAAGATTTTCCTTGCCTTTGCCACCAGAATCGATCCGGCAGCATCCGACCCGTCCGGCGAGGCCAGCAGGAATGGTTTCAAGAACCGAGCCCGGTCGCGTATGTCATAGTTAGGATCGTAGCGGGCGATATTGTGCAGATGCTGACACAGCAGGGACGTCTGCTGCGGGTTGGTAATGTGCAGCTTCACTGCCAGATTCAGTACCTGCAGCTTCACAATATCCTGCTCGTCGATGAAGCTTTTGACCGCTTTGCGCAGCACATCGGGTGCAATCTTCGGCACCTTTTCGTTGTACTCACCGATAAGCCACAGGATGGAGGCACGCGCCGCCGGTACCTGGATGAAATCGAGCAGCTTCGCCATCTGCGAGATGATTTCGAAATGTTCCTCCTTCTTTGTCTGCAGCAGCTTTTTGATCACGACCACACTCTCCGCCACCACGTACTCTGCAGCAGGTGAGAAACAGAATTAATCATCGATATCGAAAGGAAGGATTGGGACATTCCTTTACTTACCATCCTTGTTCGATAGTAGATGCACCAAACCGCTCAGGCACGTTTCCGTCACTTCCGAAATCGAAACCGCACACCGCCCGATAGCCTGAATCGTGGAAGCCACAAACTCTTTATCGTTGCTACTGATGTACGTTTGAAACTCGCGTAAAATTACGGAAATGTTGCTACCCGTCGCTAGGTTCGTCAGAATTTCCAGCTTCAGCAGCTTTATATGCGTCTGGTCGCTTGTGCGCACGAAGAACGATTTGATAAACGGCTCGAAGATGGACTTCCGCTCGATCGTCATCGAGGCAATGCAGGTGAGCACGATGCTCTGCACCTCCTTGTAGCTGCGCAGTAAGCGTATTAACGCTTTCGCCACTATTTCCACCTCGTTACGTGGTGCCACATGGTGGTACAACTGGGCGACGGCCATAACGACGGACGCGTTGCGACTTTGCAGCAATGGTTTCGTCTGCCGCAATAGCATCCGATGATCGATGTCGAGCGTGTAGGTTTTTCGAGGCGAAGCCACCGCCGCACTCTCCTTTCGTTTGCCGTCCGAagcatcggaatcggactCGTCCTCGTAGAAGGGTTTATTTTCTGCTTCCTGGTAGTCATAGTCATCCTGGACAGaagcaaacatacatacaGTAAAATTAAAAGCCATTCAAGAAGAGCACAAGCCACTACTTACATCAGCGTTAGGATCCAGAAACTGCGTTCGTGCGTACCGCGTCAGCATATTGATGATAAGCACCTGGCCCCACTCGTCCACATCGGCGAGCAAATTGCACAGCTTGCGATAGTTCTTGTGGATCAGCTCGGTCCGCTCCGGGCACACCTCCTCGAACGCCATGACCGCCGAACCGACCACCAGCGTCGTACGGTCGGCCAGCAGCTTCTCA
This is a stretch of genomic DNA from Anopheles merus strain MAF chromosome 2R, AmerM5.1, whole genome shotgun sequence. It encodes these proteins:
- the LOC121587703 gene encoding AP-3 complex subunit beta-2, with product MLSSGSAAIGVSALASTAYGNERTEVAEYANEGGFFHADYKKHDDLKQMLDSNKDSLKLEAMKRIIGMIAKGRDASDLFPAVVKNVVSKNIEVKKLVYVYLVRYAEEQQDLALLSISTFQRALKDPNQLIRASALRVLSSIRVSMIVPIVMLAIRDSASDMSPYVRKTAAHAIPKLYHLDPEQKDELIVVIEKLLADRTTLVVGSAVMAFEEVCPERTELIHKNYRKLCNLLADVDEWGQVLIINMLTRYARTQFLDPNADDDYDYQEAENKPFYEDESDSDASDGKRKESAAVASPRKTYTLDIDHRMLLRQTKPLLQSRNASVVMAVAQLYHHVAPRNEVEIVAKALIRLLRSYKEVQSIVLTCIASMTIERKSIFEPFIKSFFVRTSDQTHIKLLKLEILTNLATGSNISVILREFQTYISSNDKEFVASTIQAIGRCAVSISEVTETCLSGLVHLLSNKDEYVVAESVVVIKKLLQTKKEEHFEIISQMAKLLDFIQVPAARASILWLIGEYNEKVPKIAPDVLRKAVKSFIDEQDIVKLQVLNLAVKLHITNPQQTSLLCQHLHNIARYDPNYDIRDRARFLKPFLLASPDGSDAAGSILVAKARKIFLSEKPAPTLESMYHGRRQYQLGSLSHYLNMPTNGYQDLPAWPAEAPDSSVRNVEPPASMGGGEYPGRPGNDRAGSGNSVGEADRRKKKAKSFYSGSEDGTRSSTTEGASTASGSSSSGSGSSSGSGSSSSGSSSSGSGSSGSESGTSSSDSGSSSTSGSEDSDSGSSSDNATRKVQKSVANARDAAAKNNRRKEDRPTKTAYNEMDGTSRSNKQSSMDESDSDSSGSYESSSSSASSSGGKKKSSSKPQTSKPNNKPRGGEKKSATNAPGKSNLDLLLDLDDIPPIGPVMTPSLGGFLTPMAATNTAGAGTGIELVGPSFIPIKKHELLNKVNGFGLGIEYRFVRSPHLYSSRMVSVELTFTNHGNVELIDIEMGKKGNLPAGMAVNDFAPIGRLNPGQSVTGMLGVDFNDSTQPVRLEICSASGSSTVTLKAPVGEMVRSVTIAESTFDSERAKLRGMTEHSCTLQLRDALSPDDKSLHRAVFEASNVACVPVDDGKDDSVKRLLFAGQTMSSKSLVLVVLERSSTSDGKNAYSLTVNCEKLVVGSMLLNELKAALKQ